The following coding sequences are from one Oncorhynchus masou masou isolate Uvic2021 unplaced genomic scaffold, UVic_Omas_1.1 unplaced_scaffold_1558, whole genome shotgun sequence window:
- the LOC135531221 gene encoding TAR DNA-binding protein 43-like isoform X1: MAELYIRVAEDENEEPMEIPSEDDGTVLLSTVAAQFPGACGLRYRNPVSQCMRGVRLVEGILHAPENDWGSLVYVVNYPKDNKRKMDEMDAASAVKMKRSIEKTSDLIILGLPWKTSEQDLKDYFATFGEVIMVQVKRDVKTGNSKGFGFVRFTEYETQSKVISQRHMIDGRWCDCKLPNSKAGPDEPMRSRKIFVGRCTEDITTDELRQFFMQYGEVTDVFIPKPFRAFAFVTFADDQVASALCGEDLIIKGVSVHISNAEPKHNNSRQMMDRGAGAFGGQGYGGGRGGIGSSGSSGVNFGGLSLNPAMMAAALQSSWGMMGMLANQQGQTNSAGTAAAGQTSATRDQSQAYSSNSTSYSSPSSASLGWAAGTNSASGSGFSSGFGTSMESKSSGWGM; the protein is encoded by the exons ATGGCAGAGTTGTACATTCGCGTGGCAGAGGATGAAAACGAAGAGCCAATGGAGATCCCATCGGAGGATGATGGGACTGTTTTGCTGTCAACGGTTGCAGCCCAGTTTCCAGGAGCGTGCGGCCTACGTTACAGGAACCCTGTGTCTCAGTGCATGCGAGGCGTCCGTCTAGTTGAGGGAATCTTGCATGCACCTGAGAATGACTGGGGTAGTCTGGTGTACGTCGTCAACTACCCAAAAG ATAACAAAAGGAAAATGGATGAAATGGATGCTGCCTCTGCGGTTAAAATGAAGAGGAGTATCGAGAAAACATCAGACCTCATTATCCTTGGTTTGCCTTGGAAAACGTCTGAGCAAGATTTGAAAGACTACTTCGCCACTTTTGGAGAAGTCATCATGGTGCAG gtcAAAAGAGATGTTAAGACTGGGAACTCAAAGGGTTTTGGTTTTGTTCGGTTCACTGAGTACGAGACTCAATCCAAAGTGATTTCTCAGCGACACATGATTGACGGAAGATGGTGTGACTGCAAACTACCCAACTCTAAG GCAGGTCCCGATGAGCCTATGCGCAGCCGTAAAATATTTGTTGGCCGCTGCACAGAGGACATAACCACTGATGAGCTCCGGCAGTTCTTCATGCAGTATGGCGAGGTCACTGACGTCTTCATTCCCAAACCCTTCCGGGCTTTCGCCTTTGTGACTTTCGCAGATGACCAG gTTGCTTCAGCCCTGTGCGGAGAGGACCTGATCATCAAGGGTGTCAGCGTGCACATCTCTAACGCTGAGCCTAAGCACAATAATAGTAGGCAAATGATGGATCGTGGGGCTGGTGCGTTCGGGGGCCAGGGCTATGGCGGTGGTCGTGGAGGGATAGGGAGCAGTGGCAGTAGCGGGGTGAATTTCGGGGGGCTTAGCCTTAACCCAGCCATGATGGCAGCCGCTCTGCAGAGCAGCTGGGGGATGATGGGTATGCTTGCAAACCAGCAGGGTCAGACCAATTCGGCAGGCACCGCCGCTGCCGGGCAGACCAGTGCCACCCGAGATCAGAGCCAGGCCTATAGTTCTAATAGCACCAGTTACAGCAGTCCCAGCTCAGCTAGCCTAGGGTGGGCTGCAGGCACCAACTCTGCCTCCGGCAGTGGGTTCAGCTCTGGATTTGGCACCTCTATGGAGTCAAAATCATCAGGTTGGGGAATGTAG
- the LOC135531221 gene encoding TAR DNA-binding protein 43-like isoform X2, translating into MAELYIRVAEDENEEPMEIPSEDDGTVLLSTVAAQFPGACGLRYRNPVSQCMRGVRLVEGILHAPENDWGSLVYVVNYPKDNKRKMDEMDAASAVKMKRSIEKTSDLIILGLPWKTSEQDLKDYFATFGEVIMVQVKRDVKTGNSKGFGFVRFTEYETQSKVISQRHMIDGRWCDCKLPNSKAGPDEPMRSRKIFVGRCTEDITTDELRQFFMQYGEVTDVFIPKPFRAFAFVTFADDQVASALCGEDLIIKGVSVHISNAEPKHNNINSSFLFLLLNFLERSPSLAAMFDQTQYQYPSSHV; encoded by the exons ATGGCAGAGTTGTACATTCGCGTGGCAGAGGATGAAAACGAAGAGCCAATGGAGATCCCATCGGAGGATGATGGGACTGTTTTGCTGTCAACGGTTGCAGCCCAGTTTCCAGGAGCGTGCGGCCTACGTTACAGGAACCCTGTGTCTCAGTGCATGCGAGGCGTCCGTCTAGTTGAGGGAATCTTGCATGCACCTGAGAATGACTGGGGTAGTCTGGTGTACGTCGTCAACTACCCAAAAG ATAACAAAAGGAAAATGGATGAAATGGATGCTGCCTCTGCGGTTAAAATGAAGAGGAGTATCGAGAAAACATCAGACCTCATTATCCTTGGTTTGCCTTGGAAAACGTCTGAGCAAGATTTGAAAGACTACTTCGCCACTTTTGGAGAAGTCATCATGGTGCAG gtcAAAAGAGATGTTAAGACTGGGAACTCAAAGGGTTTTGGTTTTGTTCGGTTCACTGAGTACGAGACTCAATCCAAAGTGATTTCTCAGCGACACATGATTGACGGAAGATGGTGTGACTGCAAACTACCCAACTCTAAG GCAGGTCCCGATGAGCCTATGCGCAGCCGTAAAATATTTGTTGGCCGCTGCACAGAGGACATAACCACTGATGAGCTCCGGCAGTTCTTCATGCAGTATGGCGAGGTCACTGACGTCTTCATTCCCAAACCCTTCCGGGCTTTCGCCTTTGTGACTTTCGCAGATGACCAG gTTGCTTCAGCCCTGTGCGGAGAGGACCTGATCATCAAGGGTGTCAGCGTGCACATCTCTAACGCTGAGCCTAAGCACAATAATA TTAActcttcttttctttttttgttgttgaatttccTGGAAAGAAGCCCCTCATTGGCAGCAATGTTCGACCAAACTCAGTATCAGTACCCCTCTTCCCATGTGTAA